Proteins encoded within one genomic window of Gadus macrocephalus chromosome 18, ASM3116895v1:
- the LOC132446638 gene encoding NADPH oxidase organizer 1-like has product METVVPSLCTTLIAMANQPRHVISSRLIGVMIRSAPNVKMYIVSVVWSDDSEGIIYRSFQEFQKFHGHLKKKFPLLNPLKKSERVIPKFRAHAIKTMLQQNSSRRSVHRMKILDDYCSKLLQCDSSVCQSSEVNLFFTCKDQDLQPDFTKNSIMVLPSGDLSNMQGGGVADVNRPHSGSVTSPFVSQTYRCVAAYETKDTKNRPFSVVHEEVLEVLIKDPAGWWLVENQHKRLAWFPAPYLQMFKEDSNDDDDDHNDLEEALLEGGAALYLAVRTFTGQKADEVSVPIGAVVSVLRMTKDGWWLVRYNDKAGFIPSMYLKPYSNPQACLHSLQRKLHSSTLNLASPALEETQAGGRPMPSLSEHREPEGGSPGQSSGQQEKMSRLREAHSLDLLSESDRVRSFSLDECASAPGGKAQVPPRRPRGYSASSAGSGISAADSRLSDQSTSTASLGPGSPKGAAGGTPTVPARPKPQEILTRCTTMTRKAALASRDRLMQEPEVIIQSR; this is encoded by the exons ATGGAAACAGTCGTACCATCCCTCTGCACTACTCTCATTGCGATGGCCAACCAACCGCGGCACGTCATCAGCTCTCGCTTGATCGGGGTGATGATCCGAAGTGCGCCAAACGTGAAG ATGTACATCGTGTCTGTTGTCTGGTCTGATGACAGTGAAGGGATCATCTACAGATCCTTCCAGGAATTTCAAAAGTTCCAT GGACATCTGAAAAAGAAGTTCCCGCTTTTGAACCCTCTCAAGAAAAGTGAAAGAGTCATCCCGAAATTCAGAG CCCACGCCATTAAAACCATGTTGCAGCAAAACAGCTCCAGAAGATCCGTCCATCGCATGAAGATCCTCGACGACTACTGTTCCAAACTTTTGCAATGCGACTCCTCCGTCTGCCAGAGTTCAGAGGTCAATCTGTTTTTCACGTGCAAAGACCAGGACTTGCAGCCGGACTTCACCAAGAACAG CATCATGGTGCTGCCGTCGGGCGACCTCTCCAATATGCAAGGCGGAGGTGTGGCTGATGTCAACAGACCGCATTCGGGCAGCGTCACGTCACCCTTTGTGAGCCAGACATACCGCTGCGTTGCCGCGTACGAGACGAAGGACACAAAGAACCGGCCCTTTAGTGTGGTCCACGAGGAGGTTCTGGAGGTGCTCATCAAAGACCCTGCAG GCTGGTGGCTGGTGGAGAACCAACACAAGCGCCTGGCTTGGttccccgccccctacctgcaGATGTTTAAGGAGGACAgcaacgacgacgacgacgaccacAACGACTTGGAGGAAGCCCTCCTGGAAGGAG GAGCCGCCCTATACCTGGCCGTGCGGACATTCACCGGCCAGAAAGCCGACGAGGTGTCGGTGCCCATCGGCGCGGTGGTCAGCGTGCTGCGGATGACCAAGGACGGCTGGTGGCTCGTCAG GTACAACGACAAGGCGGGCTTCATCCCCTCCATGTACCTGAAGCCCTACAGCAACCCCCAGGCGTGCCTCCACAGCCTGCAGAGGAAGCtgcactcctccaccctcaacCTGGCCTCCCCGGCGCTGGAGGAGACCCAGGCGGGCGGGCGTCCGATGCCCAGCCTGTCCGAGCACAGGGAGCCTGAGGGAGGCAGCCCGGGCCAGAGTTCAGGCCAACAGGAGAAGATGTCGCGGCTCCGCGAAGCCCATTCGCTGGACCTGCTGTCCGAGTCCGACCGAGTACGCAGCTTCTCCCTGGACGAGTGCGCTTCGGCGCCGGGCGGGAAAGCCCAGGTCCCGCCCCGTCGACCCCGGGGGTACTCCGCCAGCTCCGCGGGCAGCGGGATCAGCGCCGCCGACTCGCGGCTCTCCGACCAGTCCACGTCCACCGCCAGCCTCGGCCCCGGGTCGCCGAAGGGGGCCGCCGGGGGGACCCCCACGGTGCCAGCCAGACCCAAGCCCCAGGAGATCCTGACCAGGTGCACCACCATGACCCGCAAGGCGGCACTGGCCTCCAGGGACCGGCTGATGCAGGAACCGGAGGTCATCATCCAGTCCCGCTGA